The DNA sequence GAAGAAACTAgaattagtgaaatttttttaacctaGTTTTCCAATTCCACTCGTTTAGATGGCTTCGCATCCAAACCACGCCTAACAAAGGAACTAGAAAAACATGTTAAATAAGACTGCTATATGACAAAAGACAATATGTGATAACTTACATTTACTTGGCAAGTTTCGACTGTCATAAGCAAgatgacaaaagaaaaagaaaaactagacATGAGAATGACCCCCCATTCTAGGACATCTTACCCAAATTCATAGCAACATCCATCCTATGGTCAAATTTGTGTCCGCTTTTGCCCAATATTCATAAGTTTCTCGTTGCTGCTCCATTTTCAGACCCTTCACATTTGCGGAGGGCAGAGCACTGGCTACCATTAATTGCACCATCTGATCGGTAGCCAAAGTGGTAACAGGGCTATTTTGAGAGTACATGCACAAGTATGACCAAGGATATTCCCACAATGACCACCGTACTGAGACTAGTATTATCTAAAGATAATAGAGAACATTGCCAAAACAAAGAGGACTGAATAAGGTAAATTCTCAAGATCGAAACCATCCTGTAAAAAACTTCAGTTGAAGCAGGTTCCCGGTATGTTCAGTCATAGAACAAGAATTGTTGCAACAGAGAAGATGGAAATACTGAAAGAAACTAAAGTTTCACCACCCCTTTCAAACGCAGCGAAGTATCTCTAAATTGGGATGTGGACCAAGTTTTCTGGATTACTCTTTCATGGTAATTTAGTGCAATGCTGAACGAGTAACTCGTGGACGAACTGGTGTCTTTGAAGGACTTACCctgaaaaattaacaatattgatgtgatattataatattgataaaaatttgagCTCggaagtaaaaaacaaaaaagaaagtcatCTAGTTCAGCAATGTTACCTTATTGGTTGGGTTCCAACCACCATGCCGCTACAATTCAGTGCAATTATAGCACTTTCTGCCTGCATATGAAAATCAAAGTATTATCAAACCTCACTAATATTTGTCAATACAGATTCGTTGTCTATCACTGTACACAGAAGATCTTTAAGCTCCTCAAACCACATTCTGTCAAAtgattgttaaataaaaatagagtcAAGGGTGAATGAATTGTATAATATTAGTAAATTAGCCCAAAATCTTTCAAACATTAAAGattttacttaaaatataatcaGATTACAGATTTTCCAATCAGAAATTGTATCTTTCCATTAAACACCAAGGTATCTATCTCTACACATGTTCATCCAGAATCCAAAGTCAAAAAGAACAAGGGCATAATGACTAGAAAACTTATCAGAATTCATATATTTGCAAGGGTATATCTGATATCATTTGACAATCACTTATTATAACCTTCATAAGATGGGCAGGAggggagaagaaagaaaaagaaagggaagaAGAAAACTCTACTGAGAAAGTAGACCCTAAAATTTAGGAACTACCAGAACACAATTCACAAAATGATAAAATAGGAACTATAGTTTCAAATAATCAGGAGTTCGCATAAACATGAATCATTCTATCAAGTTTTTACTACCATAGCTCTCCGCAACAAACGTCTTTTCCAATACTTTTCTTTTACCTTTGTTTTTTACTAAATTCTGTACAGTGTTTACATGCATcccaagaaaaaatataatgcTTCAGACGTGTTGATGACAACACCCAAATCAAGGCCATtttgaagaaagaaataatGCTCAAATAGTAGTATCCTTGTGACAACATATGAGCAAGCAAATGAAACTCAGCGAAGACATGTAGTTAACAATGTTACACAAGACCATTAACCTTTATATATAGCATTATGTTCCAACTCCTGCCTTAAAAAAGGGATAACTAAATTCATCCTTGGCAAGGATAGTACATCACCATGTACCATTTATtgggggaggaaaaaaaaaaaaaaaattgaaacaaataacATATGGATCAAGTTCAATGCAAAAAACAATTATAGCATAACAAAATATTAGGTCTACAATCTTCAATAACCTTCATGCTGCCTTACCATTGCAAATTCAACAAAAGCTATACGAGTTGAATGCACATTATCCCCTAAAAGCCTCAAACGAGTAACCTGAGAGAAGAAATTGCAACTATAAAAAAAACTgccaacaataataattatcagTATGGAAAACCAACAAACAAAAtgacatatttttttaactgtCCCAACCTCGCCACAAGATGTTTCAAAGAAAGTCTTGACTTCAGCTTGAGAAACCTAAAAGcattgaaatatattttagagAAAAGTTACGGCACTCCATCAACTCTTCAGAAAACAATAAATGACAACGACCAATCTACCAGAGCAAGATCCATATCACAAAAATGCAATCAAATTAAGATTATGTATAAAAGTACTAAATTAAACCAAGAAATACTTATATacctttttatcaatatttgtaCAATAGACAGTCCTCGAACACATTTCCCGTTCATCATCCGACTGCATTttataataaacattaaaacTCCCACTAAGCAAAAACTCCACCATGTGCATCCTTACTGGTAAAACCAGAAGAAAGATGCAAGCATTGTGCTCAAATCACGAGAAGTCCAAAGAGTTACTCATTCATACCCTAGGGAGGAATGTGGGATTGACAGGAAGGATGGCAGTTTTTGAAGGTAAGACCCTAACTGGATAGTAGCCTAACACTGTCCCGCCAAGGTTTAGAGCTTGTCTTGCCCCATCTGTTGACATAGATTCCACATGACATGAGATGTTTAAACAATCATTAACTCCTTGTTGTGCAAAATCTCAGAGAGACTTGTAGGGGAAAGCAATTAACTTACGCTCATCAGCAAACTCCACAAATGCAAAACGAAGTACTGAATGTGGATCACCACAAACTCGGCAATCAACAACCTTCAAATATGAATATGA is a window from the Ziziphus jujuba cultivar Dongzao chromosome 11, ASM3175591v1 genome containing:
- the LOC107432738 gene encoding polyadenylate-binding protein-interacting protein 9 → MAAVAEISGEAAAAKNSNLESKTITESEFNVQKLVDMFTKLNPLAKEFFPSSLSQRHHNNLKINHQFSPDDSLPSNNKQSVNDNYPNNRRRRNNYSQGRRRLNGRAFRAERENSVRRTVYVSDIDQQVTEERLAALFSSCGQVVDCRVCGDPHSVLRFAFVEFADEHGARQALNLGGTVLGYYPVRVLPSKTAILPVNPTFLPRSDDEREMCSRTVYCTNIDKKVSQAEVKTFFETSCGEVTRLRLLGDNVHSTRIAFVEFAMAESAIIALNCSGMVVGTQPIRVSPSKTPVRPRVTRSALH